The following are from one region of the Candidatus Methylomirabilota bacterium genome:
- a CDS encoding 3-oxoacyl-ACP reductase family protein: MRLKDKVVIVTGGARGIGRAYCLGVAAEGARVVVADIADPKPTVGEVEARGAQALGVACDVSREADTQRLATETLARFGRIDVLVNNAALYGTLKRRPFMEIPVEEWDRVMAINLRGLFLCARAVFPAMKAQGKGKIVNIASSTFFKGVPHYIHYTTSKGGVVGFTRSLARELGEFGIRVNAIAPGFTLSGENEKNISEDRKRANVEARMLKRAELPEDLVGTLVFLASDESDFMTGQTLLVDGGGSVH; encoded by the coding sequence ATGCGACTCAAGGACAAGGTCGTCATCGTCACCGGAGGCGCCAGGGGCATCGGGCGCGCGTACTGCCTGGGCGTGGCCGCGGAGGGCGCGCGCGTCGTCGTGGCGGACATCGCCGACCCGAAGCCGACCGTCGGCGAGGTCGAGGCCCGCGGCGCGCAGGCCCTCGGCGTCGCGTGCGACGTCTCGCGCGAGGCCGACACGCAGCGCCTGGCCACCGAGACGCTCGCGCGCTTCGGCCGGATCGACGTGCTGGTGAACAACGCCGCGCTCTACGGCACGCTCAAGCGCCGGCCCTTCATGGAGATCCCCGTGGAAGAATGGGACCGCGTGATGGCGATCAACCTCCGCGGGCTCTTTCTGTGCGCGCGCGCGGTGTTCCCGGCGATGAAGGCGCAGGGCAAGGGCAAGATCGTCAACATCGCGTCCAGCACCTTCTTCAAGGGCGTCCCGCACTACATCCACTACACGACGTCGAAGGGCGGGGTGGTGGGGTTCACGCGCTCGCTCGCGCGCGAGCTGGGCGAGTTCGGCATCCGCGTGAACGCGATCGCGCCGGGCTTCACGCTGAGCGGCGAGAACGAGAAGAACATCTCCGAGGACCGCAAGCGCGCCAACGTCGAGGCGCGGATGCTGAAGCGCGCCGAGCTGCCTGAGGATCTCGTCGGGACGCTCGTGTTTCTGGCGTCAGA
- a CDS encoding enoyl-CoA hydratase/isomerase family protein: protein MAYETIDLVHRDGVSTVTLNRPPVNAVSPGLMQELLAALDELEAREATRCIVLRGSGTRAFSAGADLSSERPRAAGEADRFRELGRRVVDRLETIPKPVLAAIRGWCIGGGFAIAMACDVRLASATAKFRTGDAYLGVVPSWGMSLVRLAHYIGRNRTLDMLILGEDWGAEEARDLGLVTRVIPDASFDAEVARLALRVAGGAPITFRSVKETVRAQYWLGPATAQELETRWAEVGSASDDFREGVAAFREKRAPAFKGR from the coding sequence ATGGCCTACGAAACGATCGACCTCGTGCACCGCGACGGCGTCTCGACCGTCACGCTGAACCGCCCGCCGGTCAATGCGGTCTCGCCGGGCCTGATGCAGGAGCTGCTCGCGGCGCTCGACGAGCTGGAAGCGCGCGAGGCGACGCGGTGCATCGTGCTCAGGGGCTCGGGCACCAGGGCGTTCTCGGCCGGCGCCGACCTGTCGAGCGAGCGGCCGCGCGCCGCGGGCGAGGCCGACCGGTTCCGCGAGCTGGGGCGCCGTGTCGTGGACCGGCTCGAGACGATCCCGAAGCCCGTGCTGGCCGCGATCCGCGGCTGGTGCATCGGCGGCGGCTTCGCCATCGCGATGGCGTGCGACGTGCGCCTCGCGTCCGCGACGGCGAAGTTCCGCACCGGCGATGCCTATCTGGGGGTCGTGCCGAGCTGGGGCATGAGCCTGGTCCGGCTCGCCCACTACATCGGCAGGAACCGCACGCTCGACATGCTGATCCTCGGCGAGGACTGGGGCGCGGAGGAGGCGCGCGACCTCGGGCTCGTCACGCGCGTCATCCCGGACGCGAGCTTCGACGCCGAGGTGGCGCGGCTGGCCCTGCGTGTCGCGGGCGGCGCACCGATCACGTTCCGCTCGGTCAAGGAGACCGTGCGCGCGCAATATTGGCTCGGGCCGGCCACGGCGCAGGAGCTGGAGACGCGCTGGGCGGAGGTGGGCAGCGCGTCCGACGACTTCAGGGAAGGCGTCGCGGCGTTCCGCGAGAAGCGCGCGCCCGCGTTCAAGGGACGCTGA